One segment of Carya illinoinensis cultivar Pawnee chromosome 13, C.illinoinensisPawnee_v1, whole genome shotgun sequence DNA contains the following:
- the LOC122292791 gene encoding arogenate dehydratase 3-like, producing the protein MHAIAPPSSNNFNCFTGTGTRPTLARVRRRVIQSVYRSDALNFPNGVGLSRADWQSTCAILASKVVSKEQPTDKPDTGSGGADHFPAVNGHKSAIDLDLVPIETVDNSMSSTSNNKPQPKPLTITDLSPAPMHGSQLRVAYQGVPAAYSEAAAGKAYPNCEAIPCDQFEVAFQAVELWIADRAVLPIENSLGGSIHRNYDLLLRHRLHIVGEVQLPVHHCLLALPGVRKEYLNRVISHPQALAQCELTLTKLGLNVAREAVDDTAGAAEFIAANNLRDTAAIASARAADLYGLNILEDGIQDDSSNVTRFVMLAREPIIPRTDRPFKTSIVFAHGKGTSVLFKVLSAFAFRNISLTKIESRPHRNRPIRLVDDANVGTAKHFEYMFYVDFEASMAEVRAQNALAEVQEFTSFLRVLGSYPMDMTPWCPSRGE; encoded by the coding sequence ATGCATGCTATAGCTCCCCCTTCCTCTAATAATTTCAATTGCTTTACGGGTACCGGAACTCGTCCGACGCTTGCCCGTGTTCGGCGTCGTGTTATCCAGAGTGTTTACAGGTCCGATGCCCTTAACTTCCCCAATGGTGTCGGTTTGAGCAGAGCAGACTGGCAGAGCACATGTGCCATTCTCGCCAGCAAGGTCGTCTCCAAGGAGCAACCCACCGATAAACCCGACACTGGATCCGGTGGCGCCGACCATTTTCCCGCTGTAAATGGCCACAAGTCAGCAATTGATCTCGATCTCGTTCCCATCGAGACGGTTGACAACAGCATGAGCAGTACCAGCAACAACAAGCCGCAACCGAAGCCGCTCACCATAACGGATCTCTCCCCAGCTCCTATGCACGGCTCGCAGCTCCGCGTCGCTTACCAAGGCGTTCCCGCAGCTTACTCCGAAGCCGCCGCCGGAAAAGCATACCCGAACTGCGAAGCCATCCCTTGTGACCAGTTCGAAGTTGCTTTCCAGGCCGTGGAGCTTTGGATCGCGGATCGTGCCGTCCTCCCCATCGAGAACTCGCTCGGTGGCTCGATCCACCGGAACTACGACCTCTTACTCCGCCACCGGCTCCACATAGTTGGTGAGGTTCAATTACCGGTACACCACTGTCTCTTGGCCCTACCGGGAGTGCGGAAAGAATACTTGAACAGAGTGATATCCCACCCTCAAGCCCTTGCCCAGTGCGAGTTGACCCTCACCAAACTCGGCCTCAACGTGGCACGGGAGGCCGTAGACGACACTGCTGGAGCGGCAGAGTTCATCGCCGCCAACAACCTACGCGACACGGCTGCGATTGCGAGCGCACGCGCTGCCGACCTGTACGGCCTGAACATCCTGGAAGACGGGATCCAAGACGACTCGAGCAACGTGACCCGGTTCGTGATGCTGGCCCGAGAACCCATAATCCCAAGAACGGACCGGCCATTCAAGACGAGCATAGTGTTCGCGCACGGGAAGGGGACGTCAGTACTGTTCAAGGTGCTGTCTGCATTCGCGTTCCGCAACATAAGCCTGACTAAGATTGAGTCGAGGCCGCACCGGAACCGACCGATACGGTTGGTGGACGATGCAAACGTTGGGACAGCGAAGCACTTCGAGTACATGTTCTACGTGGACTTTGAGGCTTCGATGGCAGAGGTTAGGGCCCAGAACGCGCTGGCGGAGGTGCAGGAGTTCACGTCGTTCTTGAGGGTGCTCGGTAGTTATCCCATGGACATGACTCCTTGGTGCCCCTCCCGGGGAGAGTAg